A region of Coccinella septempunctata chromosome 5, icCocSept1.1, whole genome shotgun sequence DNA encodes the following proteins:
- the LOC123314042 gene encoding uncharacterized protein LOC123314042: protein MNKDELIDLVFSIPAIWDKRHKQHHNRHVLAREWKKIAATFKVTEAEARKYWKNIRQEYGKQIKKIQGRSGDGAENEIVCQWPYFEKLHFLRDQFTPRHSSTNLMHETQDSEYSNVEESNSDAEQTNVMSPSSESHQDVVAPVNQASSGSKYSISRTGYKRRLTPQIEIGRQLVDIEKEKLALRTNKISRDPNDEDIGFFNSLLPYVKKLAPRDKLKFRMDMQNHLFGILYPSNQAHTTTQIEHAPHTQSGLSRCEPHWNTQSFLPYELPSSIPTDQT, encoded by the exons ATGAATAAGGATGAACTAATAGATTTGGTCTTTAGTATTCCTGCTATATGGGATAAGCGACATAAACAACATCACAACAGGCATGTTCTGGCAAGGGAGTGGAAGAAAATAGCAGCAACATTTAAAGTGACAG AAGCAGAAGCacgaaaatattggaaaaatataAGACAAGAATATGGGAAACAAATAAAGAAAATTCAGGGTCGGTCAGGAGATGGGGCGGAAAATGAAATTGTTTGCCAGTGgccttattttgaaaaattacattttctgCGCGATCAGTTCACGCCTCGTCACTCATCTACAAATTTAATGCACGAAACACAGGATTCAGAGTATTCAAATGTGGAGGAATCTAATAGTGACGCTGAACAGACAAATGTGATGAGTCCTAGTTCAGAATCACATCAAGATGTGGTTGCACCTGTAAATCAGGCTTCTTCAGGTTCAAAATACTCTATATCTCGAACAGGTTATAAACGGCGACTAACGCCACAAATAGAAATTGGGAGACAGCTAGttgatattgaaaaagaaaaactagCCTTACGGACGAATAAAATATCCCGGGACCCCAATGATGAAGATATAGGCTTTTTCAATTCCCTTCTCCCTTACGTGAAAAAATTGGCTCCTCGAGATAAATTAAAATTCCGGATGGATATGCAGAACCATTTATTTGGAATACTCTATCCTTCGAATCAGGCCCATACTACAACTCAGATAGAACACGCCCCACATACCCAATCTGGTCTTTCTCGGTGTGAACCACACTGGAATACGCAGTCTTTCCTGCCGTATGAATTACCCTCCTCCATACCCACGGATCAGACCTGA